Proteins encoded by one window of Paraburkholderia sprentiae WSM5005:
- a CDS encoding DUF1214 domain-containing protein: MQSHGEPMAELKSWSDYLCQLANAESLLGLTETPSNPQTRAQLYRQLQMNLSLAYFIYFQSDPLHPDWLPFLNSVFMLQPNPDDTYFIAPLRGDLRYRIVGERGSVHLLTLDIGRGIMGTTDETHPPLGQFDLDDVEIGDDGSFDILLSAQRPAGYDGNWIELHSEADFAMLRQRSYAWGAERDARIAIECLDAPLSKPSMGHEEIARRTGELMDYAERLSRRWLTHMQQLRTRINVNEFEFFAFGGGLAKQAYWQAIFDFGDDEALILDTALPQTRRYWNVQLNDTLFNALDYIDHQSSLNGHQAHVDEDGHFRAVIAHRDPGVLNWLDPCGVNRGTAIGRWYGCSSEPVPTLKRVPLAELRSHLPAGTRFVDASERERLLRDRHIGAQLRRRW; encoded by the coding sequence ATGCAAAGTCATGGTGAACCCATGGCTGAGCTGAAATCCTGGAGCGACTATCTCTGCCAGTTGGCAAACGCAGAAAGTCTACTCGGGTTGACTGAGACACCCAGCAACCCTCAAACACGCGCGCAGCTGTATCGGCAGTTGCAGATGAATCTTTCGCTTGCCTACTTCATCTACTTCCAATCCGATCCGCTTCATCCTGACTGGCTGCCCTTCCTTAACTCGGTCTTCATGCTGCAGCCTAATCCCGACGATACCTATTTCATCGCACCGTTGCGAGGTGACCTGCGATACCGGATAGTTGGAGAACGCGGCAGCGTGCATTTGCTGACGCTCGACATCGGCCGGGGGATCATGGGCACTACCGATGAAACCCACCCGCCGCTTGGTCAATTCGACCTCGACGACGTAGAAATCGGCGACGACGGCAGCTTCGACATACTGTTGAGCGCGCAGCGTCCAGCTGGATACGACGGCAACTGGATCGAGCTCCATAGCGAGGCTGACTTCGCCATGCTGCGCCAGCGCTCTTATGCGTGGGGCGCGGAGCGGGACGCGCGGATCGCTATCGAGTGCCTCGATGCGCCGCTGTCGAAGCCGTCGATGGGCCACGAAGAGATCGCGAGGCGTACCGGCGAGTTGATGGACTACGCGGAGCGCTTGTCACGTCGCTGGCTCACGCATATGCAGCAACTGCGTACGCGAATCAATGTCAACGAGTTCGAGTTTTTCGCTTTCGGTGGGGGTCTCGCGAAGCAGGCGTACTGGCAGGCGATTTTCGATTTCGGTGATGACGAGGCGCTCATTCTCGACACCGCGTTGCCGCAGACTCGCCGCTACTGGAACGTGCAATTGAACGACACACTGTTCAACGCGCTTGACTATATCGATCACCAAAGCAGTCTCAATGGGCATCAGGCACACGTCGACGAAGACGGCCATTTTCGCGCGGTGATCGCTCATCGGGACCCGGGCGTCCTGAACTGGCTCGACCCATGCGGGGTCAATCGCGGGACTGCGATAGGCAGATGGTATGGGTGCAGCTCGGAGCCGGTTCCGACACTCAAGCGTGTGCCGCTCGCCGAGTTGCGCAGTCACTTACCGGCAGGAACTCGCTTCGTAGACGCAAGCGAGCGCGAAAGACTTTTGCGCGACAGACACATAGGTGCGCAGTTGAGACGCCGGTGGTAG
- a CDS encoding alcohol dehydrogenase catalytic domain-containing protein, with translation MKAAYFTRVGLPLEVRRVADPTPASGEVVLKIHRCGICGSDLHMTNGHAPHFTLPENSTLGHEFAGEVVAVGKGVEKLKLGDAVTALPFVGCGHCAICLSGKPNFCADFQGAAAGFAQYAVVAERVTTALPKTLSMEDGALIEPMAVGLHGVALAKLAPGAKVLVIGAGPVGLAATFWARRLSAGRIVVTASSLRREALALHMGADEFVVPHEGQDLAALAGDALKGPPDVVFECAGQKDLIAKAIHCVKPQGDVVVLGFCTVPDQFIPAVAVWKEVRIQFAVTYSMQEFTHVANVFDAGCVEPRAMITDRVSLDALPEVFEGLRDRSTQCKVMVNPWLS, from the coding sequence ATGAAGGCCGCGTATTTCACGAGAGTAGGTTTGCCGCTGGAAGTTAGGCGTGTTGCCGATCCCACTCCGGCATCCGGAGAAGTTGTGCTGAAAATTCACCGTTGCGGTATTTGCGGATCGGATCTTCACATGACGAATGGACACGCACCGCATTTCACGCTTCCAGAAAACTCGACACTTGGCCACGAATTCGCTGGCGAGGTGGTTGCCGTCGGAAAGGGTGTCGAGAAGCTGAAGCTTGGCGATGCAGTGACCGCGCTGCCGTTTGTCGGATGCGGGCACTGCGCGATTTGTCTTTCCGGGAAGCCCAACTTTTGCGCGGATTTCCAGGGGGCCGCCGCCGGCTTCGCCCAGTATGCAGTCGTTGCCGAGCGTGTAACGACCGCGCTTCCGAAGACGCTGAGCATGGAAGATGGTGCACTGATCGAACCGATGGCAGTTGGCTTGCACGGCGTTGCGCTGGCAAAACTCGCGCCGGGTGCCAAAGTGCTCGTGATTGGCGCGGGTCCCGTCGGGCTTGCGGCGACGTTCTGGGCTCGCCGCCTTAGCGCCGGACGCATCGTCGTCACCGCTTCCTCACTGCGCCGCGAAGCGCTTGCGCTGCACATGGGTGCAGACGAGTTTGTCGTTCCGCACGAGGGGCAGGATCTGGCGGCGCTGGCGGGGGATGCTCTTAAGGGTCCACCAGACGTCGTTTTCGAATGCGCGGGGCAAAAGGATCTGATTGCGAAGGCGATTCACTGCGTCAAGCCGCAGGGCGACGTCGTAGTGCTCGGCTTCTGCACGGTGCCAGATCAATTTATCCCCGCGGTAGCGGTATGGAAAGAAGTGCGAATCCAGTTCGCTGTCACCTACAGCATGCAAGAGTTTACGCATGTCGCTAACGTGTTCGACGCGGGTTGTGTCGAACCGCGCGCGATGATCACGGATCGCGTCTCTCTCGACGCGTTACCCGAGGTTTTCGAGGGTCTGCGTGATCGCTCGACGCAATGCAAAGTCATGGTGAACCCATGGCTGAGCTGA
- a CDS encoding MarR family transcriptional regulator, producing the protein MSARKAADSLFAALADASRRQLLTLLSGGAQSAAALARELNMSRAGVMGHLNALDEAGWIDVAFDDHGEAFYSTRSRAQAQFLTECVALQQPAWPEDRDALDEQAAAWAREWPAEDSNVYLIGQRLLRLSAHIDRALKEAAASQGLLAAELLLLDALLVSGPPYTQSPTQLQKPLAMTLGGITKCVSRLEQTGLVERIPDPADGRGILVRMKPRARKLLRNILQQGAYGTDWVASSHMAPERRAALSILLRELHLFADAEAVRRSDERS; encoded by the coding sequence ATGAGTGCTCGCAAGGCCGCAGATTCGCTTTTTGCCGCGTTAGCGGACGCTTCCAGACGACAACTGTTGACTCTGCTGAGCGGGGGTGCGCAAAGCGCAGCCGCATTGGCGCGTGAACTGAACATGTCGCGGGCTGGTGTAATGGGTCACCTGAATGCGCTTGACGAGGCCGGCTGGATCGACGTCGCTTTCGATGACCATGGCGAGGCGTTCTATTCGACGCGTTCTCGGGCTCAAGCACAATTCCTGACGGAATGCGTAGCGTTACAGCAGCCAGCATGGCCCGAAGATCGCGATGCGCTGGACGAACAGGCCGCAGCCTGGGCGCGCGAGTGGCCAGCGGAAGATTCGAACGTTTATCTGATCGGGCAACGCCTTCTACGGCTATCGGCACACATCGACCGGGCGCTCAAGGAAGCCGCTGCGAGTCAGGGGCTGCTGGCGGCCGAACTGTTGCTATTGGACGCGCTTCTGGTTTCAGGGCCGCCTTACACCCAATCTCCGACACAACTTCAAAAACCGCTGGCAATGACGCTCGGCGGCATCACCAAGTGCGTGAGCAGACTTGAGCAGACGGGCTTGGTGGAGCGCATACCGGATCCGGCGGATGGGCGTGGAATTCTCGTGCGAATGAAACCACGGGCACGCAAACTTTTAAGGAACATTCTCCAGCAGGGGGCGTACGGAACCGACTGGGTAGCATCCAGTCATATGGCGCCCGAGCGGCGCGCGGCGCTGTCGATCTTGCTGCGGGAACTCCATCTCTTTGCAGACGCGGAGGCCGTACGTCGGAGTGACGAGCGCAGCTGA
- a CDS encoding SDR family NAD(P)-dependent oxidoreductase yields MPVPEIFHQRLSGKIAIVTGAGSLGQGFGTGKAIACLFAAEGASVCLVDQQSERAAETLALIAEAGGTAFVSTGDITDGAVCARIVEETVERYGGLDILINNVGISGAPGRLQDIDEAAWDRVIDVNLKSAFLMSRSAVPKIVARGGGAIVNISSVAGIRSHGSAAYGSSKAGMIGFTRELAVMYGRDRVRANAIAPGHIFTPMVDSMLDDKARERRRKIAPLSLEGDAWDVAAAALFLASDESRFVTGACLPVDGGVTEVAALAAYDLVQQ; encoded by the coding sequence ATGCCCGTTCCTGAAATTTTTCATCAACGTTTAAGCGGCAAGATCGCGATCGTGACCGGCGCAGGATCGCTCGGTCAGGGTTTTGGCACGGGCAAGGCAATCGCATGTCTCTTTGCGGCGGAGGGCGCGTCCGTCTGTCTCGTCGATCAACAATCCGAGCGGGCGGCCGAAACGCTCGCGCTGATCGCGGAGGCGGGCGGCACAGCATTCGTATCGACCGGCGATATCACTGACGGCGCCGTGTGTGCGCGCATCGTCGAAGAGACCGTTGAGCGGTATGGAGGTCTGGACATTCTCATCAACAACGTCGGTATCTCAGGCGCGCCGGGGCGATTGCAGGACATCGACGAAGCGGCCTGGGACCGCGTGATCGACGTCAATCTGAAAAGTGCGTTCTTGATGAGCCGAAGCGCGGTGCCGAAGATCGTGGCGCGCGGGGGCGGGGCCATCGTCAACATCAGTTCGGTCGCGGGCATCCGCAGCCACGGGTCGGCCGCGTACGGCTCGTCAAAGGCGGGAATGATCGGCTTTACGCGTGAACTCGCGGTAATGTATGGCCGCGATCGTGTTCGTGCGAACGCCATTGCTCCGGGGCATATCTTTACGCCAATGGTGGACAGTATGCTTGACGACAAGGCTCGCGAACGCCGTCGCAAGATCGCGCCGCTCTCGTTGGAGGGGGATGCATGGGACGTCGCGGCTGCCGCACTGTTCCTCGCCAGCGATGAATCGCGATTCGTTACTGGCGCGTGCTTACCCGTCGACGGCGGCGTGACGGAGGTTGCGGCGCTGGCGGCGTACGACCTGGTCCAGCAGTAG
- a CDS encoding ecdysteroid 22-kinase family protein — protein MSDDAHAPFCLQSSGGTLSESGVISDMALPVVVEEVTAQWLTSAIAFRFPGVEVTSCRHVDVLPGTSTKVRVALEYNDTGRAMALPSRMIVKGGFEDHSPSMTDMYRNEMRFYRDVLPFINMNAPRCFFAGTDPDAWQSVVVMEDLCERHVRFCRAQQPQGYEHVALRLSAMARYHAQTWNSREFDNGGRLEWVGERFSDWSLEYQNRYLEPDVWAHYTSLPRGAAVSRYLHDRDWMVAALARIAREHKGKPVCLIHGDTHLGNLYVEADGTPGFFDAQVSRAPWSLEVAYHIGCALDIEDRRSWERPLLEHYLSQLAIFGVKAPDFDEAWHDYRRDLAYGYFIFAINETRFQTEAVNTAYAARFGAALLDHDAEGEST, from the coding sequence ATGAGCGACGATGCGCACGCGCCTTTTTGTTTGCAATCTTCGGGAGGAACCTTGTCTGAATCTGGTGTGATAAGTGACATGGCGTTGCCAGTCGTTGTCGAGGAAGTGACGGCACAGTGGCTAACCTCCGCGATCGCATTTCGCTTTCCCGGCGTCGAAGTGACTTCGTGCAGGCACGTCGATGTGTTGCCGGGTACGTCGACCAAGGTGCGTGTTGCTCTCGAGTACAACGACACGGGCCGTGCGATGGCGCTGCCGTCGCGCATGATCGTGAAGGGCGGTTTCGAAGATCACAGCCCCTCGATGACGGACATGTATCGCAACGAAATGCGTTTTTATCGCGACGTTCTACCGTTCATAAATATGAATGCGCCGCGGTGCTTTTTTGCGGGCACGGACCCTGACGCCTGGCAATCCGTCGTCGTGATGGAAGACCTGTGCGAGCGTCACGTTCGGTTTTGCCGTGCCCAGCAACCGCAGGGCTACGAACACGTCGCCCTGCGGTTGAGTGCGATGGCGCGCTATCACGCGCAAACATGGAACAGCCGGGAGTTCGACAACGGCGGTCGGCTCGAATGGGTCGGGGAGCGCTTTTCGGACTGGTCGCTGGAATATCAGAACCGGTATCTCGAACCGGACGTCTGGGCCCACTATACGTCGCTGCCGAGAGGGGCGGCAGTAAGCCGGTATTTGCACGATCGGGACTGGATGGTTGCAGCTCTCGCGCGCATTGCACGCGAACACAAGGGCAAACCGGTATGCCTTATTCACGGCGATACGCATCTTGGAAATTTGTACGTCGAAGCTGACGGCACGCCAGGTTTTTTCGACGCCCAGGTCAGTCGGGCGCCTTGGAGCCTGGAGGTCGCCTACCACATAGGTTGCGCACTCGATATCGAGGACCGCCGCTCATGGGAGCGGCCGCTGCTCGAACACTATCTTTCGCAACTGGCGATTTTCGGGGTTAAGGCGCCCGATTTCGACGAAGCGTGGCACGACTATCGACGCGATCTTGCGTACGGATACTTCATCTTTGCGATTAACGAAACCCGCTTCCAGACGGAAGCAGTGAACACGGCGTACGCGGCGCGTTTTGGCGCGGCATTGCTGGATCACGACGCGGAAGGCGAATCGACATGA
- a CDS encoding MarR family winged helix-turn-helix transcriptional regulator — MNLPDSVTLEREPAGAEPAQRLAPEEYRTEESVAFKMNLVRLLLGAEIDAKLAASELSAIQWGILKALFDGRARTPTALCRVLLADSSVMTRKLDSLEKRGLIERIRSTSDRRCVELTLTANGCQLLRGTLPHIVDASNRQLRGFTVEEVQTVKHLLDRMIVNLS; from the coding sequence ATGAATCTACCCGACTCCGTCACGCTCGAGCGAGAACCGGCTGGCGCGGAACCGGCACAGAGACTTGCGCCAGAGGAATACCGTACTGAAGAGAGCGTCGCGTTCAAGATGAATCTGGTTCGTCTTCTGCTTGGCGCGGAAATCGACGCAAAGCTCGCTGCGAGCGAGCTTTCAGCAATACAGTGGGGAATCCTGAAAGCACTCTTCGACGGACGTGCTCGCACACCTACCGCCTTGTGCCGAGTGCTTCTCGCTGACAGTAGCGTCATGACCCGCAAGCTCGATTCGCTTGAAAAAAGAGGATTGATCGAACGAATTCGCAGCACTTCCGACCGACGCTGTGTCGAGCTCACACTGACTGCAAACGGCTGCCAGTTGTTGCGCGGAACCCTGCCGCACATCGTCGATGCAAGCAATCGGCAGCTTCGCGGCTTCACGGTCGAAGAAGTCCAAACCGTCAAACATTTACTCGATCGGATGATCGTCAATCTGAGCTGA
- a CDS encoding acyl-CoA reductase has protein sequence MEHPETKERQRENPAQEPNLAPLPVSHVYRGRTVTGSAINHVSRDLGQGFCTPRIELDDLVWPRAQSGPAFDTPIAKIIDFLVELGPRLHLDVNPLMQTALESMIKVSPLGRRILENCYRDIPNLFARGVIEDELRVSLGDARLVDGWVARTLRGRPSRLRAFAPRLVHVLAGNSPMVAAMTVMRAALTKGVHLLKLPSNDLFTATAILRTMADIDPDHPVTQSFSAAYWRGGDENVESILYRPQYFDKIVVWGGDSAVRHVMRYAGPGLELVAFDPKVSISLIGREAFASDEVLRDVARAGAADVLSFNQDACNASRYQFIEGDEDDADRYAEQLALALGQDFRYGDGQGPQVPSDIREAVDVLREMEPLYRVFGGYDGTGLVIRSEEMVDFHPICKTVNVVPVTSLRDGARYATVATQTVGIYPPHRVTEVRDALACAGVQRMVALGESISDGVGGYPHDGMFPIHRFMKWVSEESGPNPEETQ, from the coding sequence ATGGAGCATCCCGAAACAAAAGAAAGGCAACGCGAGAACCCGGCGCAGGAGCCGAACCTCGCGCCGCTACCGGTTTCCCACGTGTACCGCGGTCGCACTGTCACCGGAAGCGCCATCAACCATGTGTCGCGTGATCTTGGGCAAGGTTTCTGCACCCCCAGGATCGAACTTGACGACCTAGTGTGGCCGCGAGCTCAATCCGGTCCCGCTTTCGATACTCCGATCGCGAAGATCATCGACTTTCTTGTCGAGCTGGGGCCGCGTTTGCATCTCGACGTCAATCCGCTCATGCAGACGGCGCTCGAATCGATGATCAAGGTGAGTCCGCTGGGGCGACGGATTCTCGAAAACTGCTATCGCGACATTCCCAATCTTTTCGCACGCGGGGTGATCGAGGATGAGTTGCGCGTGAGTCTTGGCGACGCGCGCCTCGTCGACGGTTGGGTGGCACGCACTCTGCGCGGGCGCCCGAGTCGTCTACGCGCGTTTGCGCCGCGTCTCGTCCATGTCCTCGCAGGCAACTCGCCGATGGTGGCCGCCATGACAGTCATGCGCGCGGCGCTGACCAAAGGCGTCCACCTGCTCAAGCTGCCTTCGAACGATCTTTTCACGGCCACTGCAATTCTGCGCACCATGGCCGACATCGACCCGGATCATCCCGTTACCCAGTCGTTTTCGGCCGCGTACTGGCGCGGCGGAGACGAAAACGTCGAGTCGATTCTTTATCGTCCGCAGTACTTCGACAAGATCGTTGTATGGGGCGGCGACAGCGCGGTCCGGCATGTGATGCGCTACGCTGGCCCCGGGCTCGAGCTGGTCGCGTTCGATCCGAAAGTGTCTATCTCGCTGATCGGCCGTGAAGCGTTTGCATCCGACGAGGTACTGCGCGACGTCGCGCGTGCCGGCGCAGCCGATGTGCTGTCATTCAACCAGGACGCGTGCAATGCGAGCCGGTATCAGTTCATCGAAGGCGACGAAGACGACGCCGACCGCTATGCCGAACAACTGGCGCTCGCGCTCGGCCAGGACTTTCGCTATGGCGACGGTCAGGGCCCGCAGGTGCCCAGCGATATTCGCGAGGCGGTCGATGTGCTGCGCGAGATGGAGCCGCTCTACCGGGTATTCGGCGGATACGACGGCACCGGGCTCGTCATTCGCTCGGAAGAAATGGTCGATTTTCATCCCATTTGCAAGACCGTCAACGTCGTTCCGGTGACAAGCCTGCGCGACGGTGCGCGCTATGCAACCGTCGCCACGCAAACGGTTGGCATCTATCCACCGCACCGGGTCACAGAGGTGCGCGACGCACTCGCGTGCGCTGGCGTGCAACGTATGGTGGCACTGGGCGAGTCTATTTCAGACGGGGTTGGCGGCTATCCGCATGACGGCATGTTCCCGATCCATCGATTCATGAAATGGGTCTCGGAGGAATCGGGCCCGAATCCGGAGGAGACGCAATAA
- a CDS encoding oxidoreductase, whose amino-acid sequence MTEKQTNPAVWFITGVSSGFGRSLAEAVLARGDKVVGTVRNDAQIAPFENLAPERAHGVLLDVTDAAAVPRAISQAIERAGPIDVLVNNAGYGLFGAFEEVSDAEARQLFDTNVFGTVNVIRTVLPHFRERGRGHIVNFSSVAGVIGITGCSFYCASKHAIEGLSESLARELRPFGIRVTVVEPGGFRTNFAGGSLKWSEVESPIYTETVGKMRRHMSSYHGTQAGDPAKAADAIVRAVCADAPPLRLALGPDAVDVVRKKLSSVQNDLEAWLDVSSSTNFDH is encoded by the coding sequence ATGACTGAAAAACAGACCAACCCAGCCGTGTGGTTCATTACCGGCGTCTCGTCCGGCTTCGGCCGCTCACTTGCGGAAGCGGTGCTCGCACGCGGCGACAAAGTGGTCGGCACCGTTCGAAATGACGCACAGATCGCGCCGTTCGAAAATCTCGCACCCGAACGCGCCCACGGCGTGCTGCTCGACGTGACCGACGCGGCGGCGGTGCCTCGCGCCATCAGCCAGGCCATCGAACGCGCGGGACCGATCGACGTACTCGTCAACAATGCGGGCTACGGTCTGTTCGGCGCATTTGAAGAGGTCTCCGACGCGGAAGCCCGTCAGCTGTTCGATACCAACGTGTTTGGAACGGTCAACGTGATACGTACGGTACTGCCTCATTTTCGCGAGCGCGGCCGCGGTCATATCGTGAACTTCTCGTCGGTTGCCGGAGTGATCGGCATCACGGGCTGCAGTTTCTATTGCGCTTCGAAGCACGCGATCGAAGGGCTGTCGGAATCGCTCGCTCGGGAGCTGCGTCCGTTCGGGATTCGTGTGACGGTGGTCGAGCCGGGTGGTTTTCGCACCAATTTCGCAGGCGGATCGCTGAAGTGGAGCGAGGTCGAATCACCCATCTATACGGAGACCGTGGGCAAGATGCGCCGGCACATGAGCAGCTACCACGGCACGCAAGCAGGCGATCCGGCAAAGGCTGCCGACGCCATCGTGCGCGCGGTTTGCGCAGACGCCCCGCCGCTGCGCCTGGCACTAGGTCCGGACGCCGTCGACGTCGTTCGGAAGAAACTTTCGTCGGTGCAAAACGATCTCGAAGCCTGGCTCGACGTGTCGAGTTCCACCAACTTCGACCACTGA